In Deinococcus sedimenti, a single genomic region encodes these proteins:
- the rpsB gene encoding 30S ribosomal protein S2: MSYISMKQLLEAGVHFGHETKRWNPRFKRFIFAERNGIFIIDLQKTLKQVDRSFDFIKELSERGGVILFVGTKKQAQEIVELEARRTGMPFVTSRWLGGMLTNFKTMRTRIDRLNELDDLFESERVNDRTKAERIKLAAERERLQRFVGGIRKMTRLPDAIFVVDPTKEVIAVQEANKLGIPVIALADTDSDPDVIDYIVPGNDDAIRSIQLITHRIGDLLVEARGGGEDVGAAEAEQTEATEQAEA; the protein is encoded by the coding sequence ATGTCGTACATCAGCATGAAGCAGCTGCTGGAAGCCGGAGTTCACTTCGGTCACGAAACCAAGCGCTGGAACCCCCGGTTCAAGCGTTTCATCTTCGCCGAGCGGAACGGCATCTTCATCATCGACCTGCAGAAGACCCTCAAGCAGGTCGACCGCAGCTTCGACTTCATCAAGGAACTCTCCGAGCGCGGCGGCGTCATCCTGTTCGTCGGCACGAAGAAGCAGGCCCAGGAAATCGTGGAGCTGGAGGCGCGCCGCACCGGCATGCCCTTCGTCACCAGCCGCTGGCTGGGCGGCATGCTCACGAACTTCAAGACCATGCGCACCCGCATTGACCGCCTGAACGAACTCGACGACCTGTTCGAGTCCGAGCGCGTCAACGACCGCACCAAGGCCGAGCGCATCAAGCTGGCCGCCGAGCGCGAGCGCCTCCAGCGCTTCGTGGGTGGCATCCGCAAGATGACCCGCCTGCCCGACGCGATCTTCGTGGTGGACCCCACCAAGGAAGTCATCGCCGTGCAGGAAGCGAACAAGCTGGGCATCCCCGTGATCGCCCTGGCCGACACCGACAGCGATCCCGATGTCATCGACTACATCGTGCCCGGTAACGACGACGCGATCCGCAGCATCCAGCTGATCACCCACCGCATCGGTGACCTGCTGGTCGAGGCTCGTGGCGGCGGCGAAGACGTCGGCGCGGCCGAAGCCGAGCAGACCGAAGCGACCGAACAGGCCGAAGCCTAA
- a CDS encoding aminoglycoside phosphotransferase family protein, with protein sequence MPVRWQGQAAMLKVARSAEEVRGHDLMVWLGGQGTAQVFRHEGEALLERLEPTPSLTDWALSGQDDAATRVLCGAAAGVHAARVPPWPDLPGLPRWFRALEAAQGQGEVFARAWGTAQRLLTDPRDVRPLHGDLHHGNVLHSPERGWLVIDPKGLIGERTFDFANILCNPTLEHALMPGRLDRQSALIARQAGLDRARLLAWVGAYAALSGAWHLEDAQEEQARQSLAVSALAHSLL encoded by the coding sequence ATGCCCGTGCGCTGGCAAGGACAGGCGGCGATGCTGAAGGTGGCCCGCAGCGCGGAGGAGGTGCGGGGCCATGACCTGATGGTGTGGCTGGGCGGGCAGGGCACGGCGCAGGTGTTCCGGCATGAGGGCGAGGCGCTGCTGGAACGACTGGAGCCGACCCCGTCACTGACCGACTGGGCGCTGTCTGGGCAGGATGACGCGGCGACGCGGGTGCTGTGCGGCGCGGCGGCGGGCGTGCATGCCGCGCGGGTGCCGCCCTGGCCGGACCTGCCGGGTCTCCCCCGCTGGTTCCGGGCGCTGGAGGCCGCGCAGGGACAGGGGGAGGTCTTCGCGCGGGCCTGGGGCACGGCGCAGCGTCTGCTGACCGATCCGCGGGACGTGCGCCCGCTGCACGGTGACCTGCATCACGGGAACGTCCTGCACAGCCCGGAGCGGGGGTGGCTGGTCATTGACCCGAAGGGATTGATCGGCGAGCGGACTTTCGATTTCGCGAACATCCTGTGCAATCCGACGCTGGAGCACGCGCTGATGCCGGGGCGTCTGGATCGGCAGTCGGCGCTGATCGCGCGGCAGGCCGGGCTGGACCGCGCGCGGCTGCTGGCGTGGGTGGGCGCGTACGCGGCCCTGTCGGGGGCGTGGCATCTGGAGGACGCTCAGGAGGAGCAGGCCCGGCAGTCGCTGGCGGTCTCGGCGCTGGCCCACAGCCTCCTCTGA
- the tsf gene encoding translation elongation factor Ts — translation MLESIKKLRELTGAGMMDVKKALADADNNEEKAIALLRERGIAKAVKKGDREAKEGIVRFAVDGNRAAIVEVNSETDFVARNSDFQAVVEKLAQAALAAKTSDLDTFKAYTVDGETVADLVAATAGKIGENIVLNKVAYLEGSTVAGYVHSNGKIGVLVDVEGGSEAQAKDVALHVAAERPQFLTRDEVDSSDIEKEREILTNKALNEGKPQQIVEKIVEGQIGKFYSEKVLPEQSFVKDNSLTVAKYLGGATVKRFVRFEIGA, via the coding sequence ATGCTGGAATCGATCAAGAAACTCCGCGAACTGACCGGCGCGGGCATGATGGACGTCAAGAAGGCCCTCGCCGACGCCGACAACAACGAAGAGAAGGCCATCGCGCTGCTGCGCGAGCGCGGCATCGCCAAGGCCGTCAAGAAGGGCGACCGTGAAGCCAAGGAAGGCATCGTGCGCTTCGCCGTGGACGGCAACCGCGCCGCCATCGTCGAAGTGAACAGCGAGACCGACTTCGTCGCCCGCAACAGCGACTTCCAGGCCGTCGTCGAGAAGCTCGCGCAGGCCGCGCTGGCCGCCAAGACCAGCGACCTCGACACCTTCAAGGCGTACACCGTGGACGGCGAGACCGTCGCCGACCTGGTCGCCGCGACCGCCGGCAAGATCGGTGAGAACATCGTCCTGAACAAGGTCGCGTACCTCGAAGGCAGCACTGTCGCCGGGTACGTGCACAGCAACGGCAAGATCGGCGTGCTCGTGGACGTCGAGGGTGGCAGCGAAGCCCAGGCGAAGGACGTGGCCCTGCACGTCGCCGCCGAGCGCCCCCAGTTCCTCACCCGTGACGAAGTGGACTCCAGCGACATCGAGAAAGAGCGCGAGATCCTCACGAACAAGGCGCTGAACGAAGGCAAACCCCAGCAGATCGTCGAGAAGATCGTCGAGGGCCAGATCGGCAAGTTCTACTCCGAGAAGGTCCTGCCTGAGCAGTCGTTCGTGAAGGACAACAGCCTGACCGTCGCCAAGTACCTGGGCGGCGCGACCGTCAAGCGCTTCGTCCGTTTCGAGATCGGCGCTTAA
- the pyrH gene encoding UMP kinase, producing MFKRVLLKLSGEFLAGESGFGISPETTAALARRITDALDGTDIELSIVIGGGNLWRGARNGQGMDPATADYIGMLGTVMNAMALQDAMESAGRPTRVMSAIQMAAVAEPYIRRRAIRHLEKGRVVIFGGGNGAPFFTTDTTSTLRALEVGADVVLMAKNKVDGVYDSDPRKNPDAKFIAQATHLQVVEQRLEVMDATALTLCMDKGLPIVVFDLFQEDNLPRLFRGERVGTLIQS from the coding sequence ATGTTCAAGCGTGTCCTGTTGAAACTTTCTGGTGAGTTCCTGGCTGGCGAGTCGGGCTTCGGGATCAGCCCCGAGACGACCGCCGCGCTGGCCCGGCGCATCACGGACGCGCTGGACGGCACCGACATCGAACTGTCGATCGTGATCGGCGGCGGGAACCTGTGGCGCGGCGCGCGCAACGGGCAGGGCATGGACCCCGCCACCGCCGACTACATCGGGATGCTGGGCACCGTCATGAACGCCATGGCGCTGCAGGACGCCATGGAGAGCGCCGGGCGGCCCACCCGCGTCATGAGTGCCATCCAGATGGCGGCCGTGGCCGAACCGTACATCCGCCGCCGCGCGATCCGCCACCTGGAAAAGGGCCGGGTCGTGATCTTCGGCGGGGGGAACGGCGCGCCGTTCTTCACGACCGACACGACCAGCACCCTGCGCGCCCTGGAAGTCGGTGCGGACGTCGTGCTGATGGCGAAGAACAAGGTGGACGGCGTGTACGACAGCGACCCCCGCAAGAACCCGGACGCGAAGTTCATCGCGCAGGCGACGCACCTGCAGGTCGTCGAGCAACGCCTGGAGGTCATGGACGCCACTGCGCTGACGCTGTGCATGGACAAGGGCCTGCCCATCGTGGTGTTCGACCTGTTCCAGGAGGACAACCTGCCGCGCCTGTTCCGGGGTGAGCGGGTCGGCACCCTCATCCAGAGCTGA